One genomic window of Roseobacter ponti includes the following:
- a CDS encoding type II toxin-antitoxin system RatA family toxin, which produces MPTHSETRKLPYTAQQMYDLVADVGSYPEFLPWCSAARVRSVTQQGDREIMEADLVISFKVFRERFTSRVELMPRDKKIDTEYLDGPFRYMKSNWAFEDTEGGCNVSFFVDFAFRNMILQRLIGVVFNEAMHRIVRAFEARAADLHGRS; this is translated from the coding sequence ATGCCAACCCATTCTGAAACCCGAAAACTCCCCTATACCGCACAACAGATGTATGACCTGGTGGCCGATGTCGGCAGCTATCCGGAGTTTCTGCCATGGTGCTCGGCGGCGCGGGTGCGCTCGGTCACGCAGCAGGGCGACCGGGAGATCATGGAGGCCGATCTGGTGATCAGCTTCAAGGTTTTCCGCGAGCGTTTCACCAGCCGCGTTGAACTGATGCCCAGGGACAAAAAAATCGACACCGAATATCTCGACGGGCCGTTCCGGTACATGAAATCAAACTGGGCGTTCGAAGATACCGAAGGGGGCTGCAACGTATCGTTCTTTGTGGATTTTGCCTTTCGCAACATGATCCTGCAAAGGCTGATCGGCGTGGTATTCAACGAGGCAATGCACCGGATCGTGCGCGCCTTTGAGGCCCGCGCCGCAGACCTGCACGGCCGGAGTTAG
- a CDS encoding response regulator, which produces MDGTVLVADDDRTIRTVLTQALTRAGCKVHATSSLTTLMRWVGEGKGDVVISDVMMPDGNGLEMLPKISADRPGLPVIVISAQNTIMTAIQAAEAEAYDYLPKPFDLPDLMKRTARALESRAHSRRAPHPSDDKPDDLPLVGRTAVMQSLYRIIARVMNTDLPVLIWGESGTGKSLIARAIHDFSDRRNLPFVPANGTDLEELEGPVRLLARVKGGTLLIDEISDLSDELQARLVRMMDTPGDYSPRFLATSQSDLNTAMEKGKMRKDLYYRLTGATLTVPALRERVDDIPLLAEHFLGRAEAAGSSPRTLSAEAATIFRNYSWPGNVRQLENAIRRLGLTSRAAEITATEVEQVLGAQPDLEPMRAAGNTEKLGASVERHLRRYFDLHGNMLPPAGLYARILREVEAPLIEIALEATGGNQAKCADLLGINRNTLRKKITDLDIEVTRRRKLM; this is translated from the coding sequence ATGGATGGCACAGTACTGGTTGCCGATGACGACCGCACGATCCGCACGGTTCTGACCCAGGCGCTGACCCGCGCGGGCTGCAAAGTGCATGCCACGTCAAGCCTCACGACGCTGATGCGCTGGGTGGGCGAGGGCAAAGGCGATGTGGTGATCTCGGACGTGATGATGCCTGACGGCAACGGGCTGGAGATGCTGCCCAAAATATCCGCCGACCGGCCCGGGTTGCCGGTTATCGTCATCTCGGCACAGAACACGATTATGACGGCCATTCAGGCCGCTGAGGCCGAGGCCTATGACTACCTGCCCAAGCCGTTCGATCTGCCCGATCTGATGAAGCGCACCGCGCGCGCGCTCGAAAGCCGCGCGCACAGCCGGCGCGCGCCACACCCTTCTGATGACAAACCCGACGATCTGCCGCTGGTCGGGCGCACCGCGGTCATGCAGTCGCTCTACCGGATCATCGCCCGGGTGATGAACACTGATCTGCCGGTCCTGATCTGGGGCGAATCCGGGACCGGAAAATCGCTGATCGCGCGCGCGATCCACGACTTCTCCGACCGGCGGAACCTGCCCTTTGTGCCCGCCAACGGCACCGATCTGGAAGAGCTCGAAGGCCCTGTGAGGCTTCTTGCGCGCGTCAAGGGCGGCACGCTCCTTATCGATGAGATAAGCGATCTGAGCGACGAGCTGCAGGCGCGTCTGGTGCGGATGATGGACACGCCCGGCGATTATTCGCCGCGCTTTCTGGCCACCAGCCAGTCCGACCTGAATACCGCGATGGAAAAAGGTAAGATGCGCAAGGATCTCTATTACCGTCTGACCGGCGCCACTCTGACGGTGCCGGCGCTGCGCGAGCGCGTCGACGATATCCCGCTGCTGGCCGAGCACTTTCTGGGCCGCGCCGAAGCGGCAGGTTCATCACCGCGCACGTTGTCCGCTGAGGCCGCCACGATTTTCCGCAACTATTCCTGGCCCGGCAACGTCCGCCAGCTTGAAAATGCCATCCGCCGGCTCGGGCTGACCAGCCGCGCGGCTGAGATCACAGCCACAGAAGTCGAGCAGGTGCTGGGCGCGCAGCCTGATCTGGAACCGATGCGTGCGGCGGGGAACACCGAAAAGCTGGGGGCGTCGGTGGAGAGGCACCTGCGCCGGTATTTCGATCTGCACGGCAATATGCTGCCGCCGGCAGGGCTCTATGCGCGGATTCTCAGGGAGGTCGAGGCCCCCCTGATCGAAATCGCTCTGGAAGCCACCGGCGGAAATCAGGCAAAATGTGCGGATTTACTTGGGATTAACCGGAACACGCTCAGGAAAAAGATCACTGACCTCGATATTGAGGTGACACGACGCCGTAAATTGATGTAA
- a CDS encoding two-component system sensor histidine kinase NtrB, which translates to MNSDQSIWASLPVPTLIIGPDDRIVDINSAAEGFLNLSAKTVRGTPVWDQIAVNDPLENAFERAREAGTPLFVNDVDVGGGSRAPMQSNLQVAPLANHPGHMILMISPRELAGRMTQNHSVKAAAKSAIGMAEMLAHEIKNPLAGITGAAQLLSMNLGAEDLELTDLIVEESRRIVKLLSQVEQFGNLSAPDFRPVNIHDVLDRARRSALLGFGAHMKIIEDYDPSLPMAFGDPDQLLQVVLNLLKNASEASGGARGTIRLRSYFEHSFRLRRSDGSGQSLPLQIEIIDDGPGLPENIKGDVFDPFVSGRENGTGLGLALVSKIISDHGGWISVTSVPGHTVFRISLARAPKEDAPDISQEV; encoded by the coding sequence ATGAACAGTGACCAGTCGATCTGGGCCAGCCTGCCGGTGCCCACGCTGATCATCGGGCCGGACGACCGGATTGTCGATATTAACTCCGCAGCAGAGGGTTTTCTGAACCTCTCGGCCAAAACGGTGCGCGGCACGCCCGTCTGGGACCAGATCGCGGTCAATGACCCGCTCGAGAATGCCTTTGAGCGGGCGCGCGAGGCGGGCACACCCCTGTTTGTGAACGACGTGGATGTGGGCGGCGGGTCGCGCGCGCCGATGCAGTCAAATCTGCAGGTCGCCCCGCTGGCCAATCATCCCGGCCATATGATCCTGATGATCTCGCCGCGCGAACTGGCCGGCCGGATGACGCAGAACCATTCGGTGAAGGCTGCCGCCAAATCCGCCATCGGCATGGCTGAGATGCTGGCCCATGAGATCAAAAACCCGCTGGCAGGTATAACCGGGGCTGCACAACTGCTCAGCATGAACCTCGGCGCCGAAGATCTTGAGCTGACGGATCTGATCGTGGAGGAAAGCCGCCGCATCGTAAAACTGCTGAGCCAGGTCGAGCAGTTCGGCAATCTCTCCGCACCCGATTTCCGCCCGGTAAACATTCACGATGTGCTGGACCGCGCACGCCGCTCGGCACTGCTCGGGTTTGGTGCACATATGAAGATCATCGAGGATTATGACCCCTCCCTGCCGATGGCCTTCGGCGATCCGGATCAGCTGCTTCAGGTGGTACTCAACCTGCTGAAAAATGCCTCCGAGGCATCGGGAGGGGCGCGGGGTACAATCCGGCTGCGCAGCTATTTCGAGCACTCTTTCCGGCTGCGACGCTCGGACGGGTCCGGCCAGTCGCTGCCTTTGCAGATCGAGATTATCGATGATGGACCCGGTTTGCCGGAGAACATCAAAGGCGACGTTTTCGATCCCTTTGTCTCGGGCCGTGAAAACGGCACCGGCCTCGGCCTCGCCCTCGTCAGCAAGATCATTTCCGATCACGGCGGCTGGATTTCCGTAACTTCGGTGCCCGGGCACACTGTTTTTCGCATTTCACTGGCGCGCGCACCCAAAGAGGACGCGCCGGACATTTCTCAGGAGGTTTAA
- a CDS encoding CinA family protein, with amino-acid sequence MSLAQDILDRARAAGVMIATAESCTGGMIAAALTDIPGSSAVFDRGFVTYTNGAKREMLGVRADTLKVHGAVSEEVAREMATGALKHAKVALAVSVTGIAGPGGSEHKPEGRVCFGLAKPDHTFTETIEFGAQGRDKVRAATRDHALRLLLDALR; translated from the coding sequence GTGAGCCTCGCGCAGGATATTCTCGACCGGGCCCGGGCGGCGGGCGTGATGATCGCCACCGCGGAGAGCTGCACCGGCGGTATGATCGCAGCGGCTCTCACCGATATTCCGGGATCATCGGCAGTCTTTGACCGTGGTTTTGTGACCTATACCAATGGCGCAAAGCGGGAGATGCTCGGCGTGCGGGCCGACACGCTCAAAGTTCATGGCGCGGTATCCGAAGAGGTGGCGCGCGAGATGGCGACAGGCGCATTGAAGCACGCAAAGGTCGCCCTGGCGGTTTCAGTGACAGGCATCGCGGGTCCCGGCGGTTCAGAACACAAGCCCGAAGGCCGCGTCTGTTTCGGGCTCGCAAAGCCGGATCATACTTTCACGGAAACCATCGAATTCGGCGCTCAGGGCCGGGACAAAGTACGCGCTGCGACCCGCGATCACGCGCTGCGCCTGCTGCTGGACGCCCTGCGCTAA
- the ispF gene encoding 2-C-methyl-D-erythritol 2,4-cyclodiphosphate synthase, with protein MDIRLGNGFDVHAFGPGEHVTLCGVAIPHDHGLVGHSDADVAMHTVTDAIYGALACGDIGQHFPPSDPQWKGAPSEIFLRHAVDLARSGGFEISNIDCTLICELPKIGPHANAMRENMAALTGLDLTRVSVKATTSERLGFTGRGEGIACIATAALVKA; from the coding sequence ATGGACATCAGGCTGGGTAACGGATTTGACGTACACGCCTTCGGGCCCGGCGAGCATGTCACGCTCTGCGGGGTTGCGATCCCGCATGATCACGGGCTGGTCGGCCATTCGGATGCGGATGTGGCGATGCACACCGTGACCGATGCGATTTACGGGGCGCTGGCGTGCGGCGACATCGGACAGCACTTCCCCCCCTCTGATCCGCAGTGGAAAGGAGCGCCGAGTGAGATTTTCCTGCGCCACGCTGTTGATCTGGCCCGCAGCGGAGGCTTTGAGATTTCGAATATAGACTGCACTCTGATCTGCGAGTTGCCAAAGATCGGCCCGCATGCGAACGCGATGCGCGAAAATATGGCGGCGCTTACGGGGCTGGATCTGACGCGCGTATCGGTCAAGGCCACAACGTCAGAGCGGCTTGGGTTCACCGGGCGCGGCGAGGGCATCGCCTGTATCGCGACAGCCGCGCTGGTGAAGGCATGA
- the ispD gene encoding 2-C-methyl-D-erythritol 4-phosphate cytidylyltransferase has product MSVGVVIVAAGLGTRAGGGVQKQWRPLAGATSVHHALQAFAAHPAIETAVLVLHPDMTDSPQAAGMPSALIVSGGTTRSQSVLAGLEALEGRCDRVLIHDGARPCVSRAVIDGVLAALEHDVAAAPALPVVDALWTGGKGGDVTGLADRTGLYRAQTPQGFRLDLILAAHRAHPEGADDDVALMLRAGHRVQITAGDEDNLKITHPADFARAGRILEARDGHQAG; this is encoded by the coding sequence ATGAGCGTCGGAGTGGTCATCGTTGCCGCAGGGCTTGGCACACGGGCCGGCGGCGGGGTGCAGAAACAGTGGCGACCGCTTGCGGGGGCCACTTCTGTACATCATGCGCTGCAGGCTTTTGCCGCGCATCCGGCAATTGAGACCGCCGTTCTGGTCCTGCATCCCGATATGACTGACAGCCCGCAGGCCGCCGGTATGCCGTCCGCGCTGATTGTATCCGGCGGCACCACCCGCAGTCAGTCAGTGCTGGCGGGTCTTGAGGCGCTTGAGGGCCGGTGCGACCGCGTGTTGATCCACGATGGCGCACGTCCCTGTGTTTCGCGTGCCGTGATCGATGGTGTTCTGGCGGCGCTCGAGCATGATGTGGCTGCGGCCCCGGCCCTGCCGGTGGTTGATGCGCTCTGGACAGGCGGCAAAGGCGGTGACGTCACCGGCCTTGCGGACCGCACCGGGCTTTACCGGGCACAGACACCCCAGGGGTTCCGTCTCGATCTCATCCTTGCTGCGCACCGTGCGCATCCGGAAGGGGCCGATGATGACGTGGCGCTCATGCTGCGCGCAGGGCACCGGGTGCAGATCACTGCCGGTGACGAAGACAATCTCAAAATCACCCATCCCGCCGATTTTGCGCGGGCCGGACGCATACTGGAGGCACGTGATGGACATCAGGCTGGGTAA
- a CDS encoding c-type cytochrome, with translation MKKLLLLPLSSALALAALAGTATGDGHADKALTAAIEARQAQMTLISYNLGILGAMAKGEADYDAATATAAATTLSDVARLNRSLLWPEGSVQGEVPETRAKAEIWSDAAGFEKSSEDLEAAADALVAAAGTDLAAVQAAMKAAGESCSACHKAYRGPRN, from the coding sequence ATGAAAAAACTTTTGCTACTCCCTCTCAGTTCCGCTCTGGCACTCGCCGCACTGGCTGGTACGGCCACGGGCGACGGACATGCGGATAAGGCCCTGACTGCGGCCATCGAAGCGCGTCAGGCGCAGATGACGCTGATCAGCTATAACCTCGGTATTCTCGGCGCGATGGCCAAGGGCGAAGCAGATTATGATGCAGCGACTGCCACCGCGGCGGCCACCACCCTTTCGGATGTGGCGCGGCTGAACCGGTCTCTGCTCTGGCCGGAAGGGTCTGTGCAGGGTGAGGTGCCTGAGACGCGCGCCAAAGCCGAAATCTGGAGCGATGCGGCCGGCTTTGAGAAATCGTCGGAAGATCTCGAAGCGGCAGCAGATGCGCTTGTCGCCGCTGCCGGGACGGATCTTGCCGCCGTGCAGGCCGCTATGAAAGCTGCCGGCGAGTCCTGCAGCGCCTGTCACAAAGCCTATCGCGGCCCGCGCAACTAG
- a CDS encoding phosphatidylglycerophosphatase A family protein: MSGLAKLIATVLGVGYIRPAPGTWGSLVALPWAWLVHVLGGFPLLLIGVLVAFAKGWWATSVMTRDGDDHDPSEIVIDELVGQWIALLPLSYAAWSMGISMLVMWPGWIAAFAFFRLFDIWKPGPVGWADRRGDALGVMLDDVIAGIFAALGVLALAGLYHGVL; encoded by the coding sequence ATGAGCGGCCTGGCGAAGCTCATCGCGACGGTTCTGGGGGTCGGATACATCCGCCCAGCCCCGGGCACCTGGGGCTCGCTTGTGGCGCTGCCCTGGGCCTGGCTGGTGCATGTTCTGGGCGGCTTCCCCCTGTTGCTGATCGGGGTTCTCGTGGCCTTCGCCAAGGGCTGGTGGGCCACCTCGGTCATGACCCGTGACGGCGACGATCATGACCCGTCAGAAATCGTTATCGACGAGCTGGTTGGCCAGTGGATCGCATTGCTGCCGCTCTCCTATGCTGCCTGGTCCATGGGCATCAGCATGCTGGTGATGTGGCCGGGCTGGATCGCGGCCTTTGCGTTTTTCCGACTCTTTGACATCTGGAAACCAGGGCCTGTCGGATGGGCCGACCGGCGTGGTGACGCGCTCGGGGTGATGCTCGATGATGTGATTGCCGGTATCTTTGCCGCTCTGGGCGTGCTGGCGCTGGCGGGTCTCTATCACGGGGTGCTCTGA
- the dusB gene encoding tRNA dihydrouridine synthase DusB, which yields MALAPPFKMTPPVLLAPMAGITDLPFRNLVASFGAGLVVSEMVASHDMLNARPGSREKAELGLGTTGTAVQLAGREAAPMAEAARMVEGQGATVIDINMGCPAKKVTQGYSGSALMRTPDHALTLIDAVVRAVNIPVTLKTRLGWDEGMLNAPQIAQRAQEAGITMITIHGRTRCQFYKGRADWVAIRQVKDAVSIPVIANGDIVDAASAAEALTLSGADGVMAGRGVRGRPWLLAEIAHRLYGTPPPRIPSGSEFAQMVGAHYSAIIAFYGETLGVRVARKHLGWYMDTAGTPQDLRRAVLTADDSRSVLRLIAMACDACPEVAA from the coding sequence ATGGCTCTTGCCCCGCCTTTCAAAATGACACCTCCGGTTCTGCTGGCACCCATGGCCGGAATCACCGACCTGCCGTTCCGCAATCTGGTTGCGTCTTTCGGTGCGGGCCTCGTTGTCTCCGAGATGGTGGCGAGCCATGACATGCTCAACGCACGCCCCGGCAGCCGCGAAAAAGCCGAGCTTGGCCTTGGCACGACCGGCACAGCCGTGCAGCTTGCAGGCCGGGAAGCCGCCCCGATGGCCGAAGCCGCCCGGATGGTCGAGGGGCAGGGTGCCACCGTCATCGACATCAACATGGGCTGTCCCGCGAAAAAGGTGACCCAGGGCTATTCCGGTTCGGCGCTGATGCGTACGCCGGATCATGCGCTGACGCTCATCGATGCTGTTGTGCGCGCGGTTAATATTCCTGTCACGCTGAAAACACGGCTCGGCTGGGACGAGGGCATGCTGAACGCACCTCAGATCGCGCAACGGGCACAGGAGGCGGGCATTACCATGATCACCATCCATGGCCGCACCCGATGTCAATTTTATAAGGGCCGCGCCGACTGGGTCGCCATCCGGCAGGTAAAAGACGCAGTCTCGATCCCGGTCATTGCCAACGGCGATATCGTCGATGCGGCATCGGCGGCTGAGGCGCTGACGCTGTCGGGCGCAGATGGTGTGATGGCCGGACGCGGCGTGCGCGGGCGACCCTGGCTGCTGGCAGAGATCGCACACAGGCTTTATGGCACGCCGCCCCCCCGGATCCCGTCGGGCAGTGAGTTTGCGCAGATGGTCGGTGCCCACTACAGCGCCATCATCGCGTTTTACGGAGAGACACTTGGCGTTCGGGTCGCGCGCAAACATCTCGGCTGGTACATGGATACCGCCGGCACCCCGCAGGATCTGCGCCGCGCGGTGCTGACCGCAGATGACAGCAGGTCTGTACTGCGCCTGATCGCCATGGCCTGTGATGCCTGCCCGGAGGTCGCGGCATGA
- a CDS encoding sensor histidine kinase NtrY-like, translated as MRLGRLRRIRRVRNAATLGLVVLGPVLALATYLILGPLGEASTTLSLRLILLADLVYILVVAALVLAQVARLIAARRAKSAGSRLHLRLTVVFALLALLPTVTVAIFAGLTVNVGLEGWFSDRVRGVVGTSLAAAQAYEAEQREDLAEDALVLARSIDEARRAGVFISDSELLSDGQRQIQRGLREAYLIDGTRDIRARGDRSYLFDYEEPTPEHITEAQETEVVVIEDWPNNEFRALVKLSAFIDRYLYISRDVDGDILALLDETQETVRLYQQLESERGRLLFEFGLLYLAFALILILAAIWLGLWFAERLSGPVGRLTGAAQQVGAGDLDVQVREESGDDEIAMLSRYFNQMTKQLKVQRETLIDNTEQIERRRRLFDSVLSSVTSGVVGLDPEGQITFVNRSAERLLDWQEDNEAVAITVAVPEFGPLFSSIRNSPGEVAQAEVRVSRQGRQENLLVRMATRRSEEGRLEGYVIAFDDVTDLVSAQRMAAWGDVARRIAHEIKNPLTPIQLSAERIRRKFSDRVGEDSDALEQMTGVIIRQTGDLRRIVDEFSKFARMPEPERKPLDLSQLVGDAVLLQQTGQPDVTIRADLPVDTIEAELDGTMISQALTNLIKNAGEAIESLKEDGVPEGFSPEIRIHMTRDGDRAEIRIADNGIGLPEDRARLFEPYVTTRSEGTGLGLPIVKKIIEEHGGTLVLDDAPVFDGQTRYGAMAVVTLPCIETAVQSKPPQEGLLAHE; from the coding sequence CTGAGGCTGGGGCGTTTGCGCCGCATCAGACGTGTGCGCAACGCAGCCACGCTGGGTCTTGTGGTCCTGGGGCCGGTCCTTGCCCTTGCCACCTATCTCATTCTGGGCCCGCTCGGCGAGGCCAGCACAACGCTCAGCCTGCGTCTCATCCTGCTTGCCGATCTTGTCTACATTCTCGTGGTGGCGGCGCTGGTGCTGGCGCAGGTCGCCAGGCTGATCGCGGCACGCCGGGCCAAATCAGCGGGCTCGCGGCTGCACCTGCGCCTGACGGTGGTTTTCGCGCTGCTGGCACTGCTGCCCACTGTGACCGTCGCAATCTTTGCGGGGCTGACGGTAAATGTGGGCCTTGAGGGCTGGTTTTCCGACCGTGTGCGCGGCGTGGTCGGAACATCACTGGCAGCAGCCCAGGCCTATGAGGCCGAGCAGCGTGAGGACCTTGCCGAAGACGCCCTTGTGCTTGCGCGCAGCATCGACGAGGCCCGCCGCGCAGGCGTGTTCATCTCCGACAGTGAACTTCTGAGCGATGGCCAGCGCCAGATCCAGCGCGGCCTCAGAGAGGCCTATCTCATCGACGGCACCCGCGATATCCGGGCCCGCGGCGACCGTTCCTATCTCTTCGACTACGAGGAGCCGACGCCTGAGCACATCACAGAAGCGCAGGAAACCGAAGTCGTGGTCATAGAAGACTGGCCCAACAACGAGTTCCGCGCGCTGGTAAAGCTGAGCGCCTTCATCGACCGCTATCTCTACATCAGCCGGGATGTGGACGGAGATATTCTGGCCCTGCTGGATGAAACTCAGGAAACCGTGCGGCTCTACCAGCAACTGGAAAGCGAGCGCGGAAGGCTGCTCTTTGAGTTTGGCCTTTTGTATCTGGCCTTTGCCCTCATTCTGATTCTTGCCGCGATCTGGCTGGGCCTGTGGTTTGCTGAGCGGCTTTCGGGGCCCGTGGGCCGGCTCACAGGCGCAGCACAGCAGGTGGGTGCGGGTGATCTGGATGTGCAGGTCCGCGAGGAATCCGGTGATGATGAGATCGCCATGCTCAGCCGGTATTTCAACCAGATGACCAAACAGCTGAAAGTCCAGCGCGAGACCCTGATCGACAACACCGAACAGATTGAACGCCGGCGCAGGCTCTTTGATTCCGTGCTGAGTTCTGTCACCTCCGGTGTGGTCGGGCTCGACCCGGAAGGTCAGATTACCTTTGTGAACCGTTCCGCCGAACGGCTGCTGGACTGGCAGGAGGACAACGAGGCAGTGGCCATCACGGTCGCGGTGCCGGAGTTCGGCCCTCTGTTCAGTTCAATCCGCAATTCTCCCGGCGAAGTGGCTCAGGCCGAGGTTCGCGTCAGTCGTCAGGGCCGGCAGGAAAACCTTCTGGTGCGTATGGCCACGCGGCGCTCAGAAGAAGGCCGGCTGGAAGGTTATGTGATCGCCTTTGACGATGTGACCGATCTGGTGAGCGCACAGCGTATGGCCGCCTGGGGCGACGTGGCACGCCGCATCGCGCATGAAATTAAAAACCCGCTGACGCCCATTCAGCTCTCCGCCGAACGCATCAGACGCAAGTTTTCCGACCGGGTGGGCGAGGACAGCGACGCACTGGAGCAGATGACCGGCGTGATCATCCGACAGACCGGCGATCTGCGTCGGATTGTCGATGAATTCTCCAAATTTGCCCGGATGCCGGAACCGGAACGCAAACCCCTGGATCTCAGCCAGCTGGTGGGGGATGCGGTTCTGCTGCAGCAGACCGGCCAGCCTGATGTCACGATCAGAGCTGATCTGCCTGTGGACACAATAGAGGCAGAGCTGGATGGCACCATGATCTCTCAGGCGCTGACAAATCTGATTAAGAACGCAGGTGAAGCCATTGAAAGCCTGAAAGAAGACGGCGTTCCCGAAGGCTTTTCTCCGGAAATCCGTATCCACATGACCCGCGACGGTGACCGCGCCGAAATCCGCATCGCAGACAACGGTATCGGATTGCCGGAGGACCGCGCACGGCTCTTTGAGCCTTATGTGACGACCCGCAGCGAGGGCACCGGTCTCGGCCTGCCCATCGTGAAAAAGATTATCGAAGAGCACGGCGGAACGCTGGTGCTCGACGACGCGCCTGTTTTCGACGGGCAGACCCGTTACGGCGCCATGGCAGTGGTGACACTGCCGTGCATTGAAACCGCCGTGCAAAGCAAACCTCCGCAGGAAGGACTTCTGGCCCATGAGTGA
- the hpt gene encoding hypoxanthine phosphoribosyltransferase yields MSARPYVIDEMISAKAIAARIEELCREIQEEFQGTDKLVVVGLLRGSFVFIADLVRELDLPIEVDFLEASSYGDGMESSREVRILKDLRGAIEGRDVLVVEDIVDTGHTLNHVTGLLKSRQPARLKSIALLDKPSRREVDFKASWTGFEIPDEFVVGYGIDFAQRNRNLPFIGSVRFTDA; encoded by the coding sequence ATGTCCGCGCGTCCATATGTCATAGACGAGATGATCTCCGCCAAGGCCATCGCAGCGCGTATCGAAGAACTCTGCCGGGAAATTCAGGAAGAATTTCAGGGCACTGACAAGCTGGTGGTGGTTGGTCTGCTGCGCGGCAGTTTCGTTTTTATCGCCGATCTGGTGCGGGAACTTGACCTGCCGATCGAGGTCGATTTTCTCGAAGCTTCCAGCTATGGCGACGGAATGGAAAGCAGTCGGGAAGTCCGTATTCTCAAAGACTTACGGGGCGCAATTGAAGGGCGCGATGTGCTGGTGGTTGAAGACATCGTCGACACCGGGCACACGCTTAATCACGTCACAGGGCTGCTGAAAAGCCGCCAGCCTGCGCGGCTGAAATCCATCGCACTGCTCGACAAACCGAGCCGGCGCGAGGTTGATTTTAAAGCAAGCTGGACGGGCTTTGAGATACCGGATGAATTTGTCGTCGGATACGGGATCGATTTTGCACAGCGAAACAGGAATCTGCCCTTTATCGGATCTGTGCGCTTTACTGATGCCTGA
- a CDS encoding cytochrome c, which yields MAGAFFRAIVFAGLVGAAALWWITRPAPLPDGPELAQGDAEAGALVFAAAGCASCHVTPGAPGTEQPVLAGGRAFETQFGTFFAPNITLDPEAGIGGWNQAEFAHALREGVSPEGRHYYPAFPYTAYAQMTPGDVADLYAYMQHLPASMEQSKPHDLPFPVSVRRTLGVWKLLGQREDFHLQGDLSPEEMRGRYLAEALGHCSECHTPRNALGVPDRDRWLAGAPSPTGKGKIPNITPGVLDWSEADLVAYFTTGLTPDYDSAGGDMAVVVENLALLPDSDRAALAAYLLRIETVR from the coding sequence ATGGCGGGCGCATTCTTCAGGGCGATAGTCTTTGCAGGTCTTGTCGGGGCGGCGGCACTCTGGTGGATCACCCGCCCCGCCCCTTTGCCCGACGGCCCGGAACTGGCTCAGGGTGATGCGGAGGCAGGCGCGCTGGTGTTTGCCGCCGCAGGATGCGCCTCCTGCCATGTTACACCGGGCGCGCCCGGGACAGAGCAACCTGTACTGGCAGGGGGCAGGGCTTTTGAAACGCAGTTCGGCACATTCTTCGCGCCCAATATCACGCTGGACCCAGAGGCGGGCATCGGCGGCTGGAACCAGGCGGAATTCGCGCATGCCCTGCGAGAAGGCGTTTCACCCGAAGGCCGGCATTACTATCCCGCCTTTCCCTATACCGCCTACGCGCAGATGACACCAGGGGATGTCGCGGATCTCTACGCCTATATGCAGCACCTCCCGGCCAGTATGGAACAAAGCAAACCACATGACCTGCCCTTCCCGGTGTCAGTGCGCCGTACCCTCGGGGTCTGGAAGCTCCTCGGACAACGTGAGGATTTTCATCTTCAGGGGGATCTCAGCCCCGAAGAGATGCGTGGCCGGTATCTGGCCGAAGCGCTGGGGCATTGCTCAGAATGCCACACGCCCCGCAACGCGCTCGGGGTCCCGGACCGTGACCGATGGCTGGCGGGGGCGCCCTCGCCCACAGGTAAAGGCAAAATTCCCAATATCACGCCGGGCGTGCTTGACTGGTCAGAGGCGGATCTTGTGGCCTATTTCACCACCGGGCTCACGCCGGACTATGACAGCGCCGGGGGTGATATGGCTGTGGTCGTGGAAAACCTCGCCCTGCTGCCCGACAGCGACCGCGCAGCGCTTGCAGCCTATCTCCTGCGGATCGAAACAGTGCGCTGA